One segment of Pontibacter akesuensis DNA contains the following:
- a CDS encoding YkvA family protein: MLNDWIKKGFTISQNPIFKKFTGKAGGLLGKPFKLGLLLTTAYNKLVNVESKESGFDQLKNFMQTFIRLVRAYINGHYRDVSKKSLGLGVAVLLYLVSPLDLIPDFIPALGLLDDISLMAWFIDAFMKEITKFREWEAHTSYDHIGRF; encoded by the coding sequence ATGCTTAACGACTGGATAAAGAAAGGATTTACAATTTCGCAAAACCCTATCTTCAAAAAGTTTACAGGTAAGGCCGGCGGGTTACTGGGCAAGCCCTTCAAACTGGGTCTGTTGCTGACGACAGCCTATAATAAGCTGGTGAATGTGGAAAGTAAGGAAAGCGGTTTCGACCAGCTGAAGAACTTCATGCAAACCTTTATTCGCCTAGTAAGGGCATACATTAACGGACATTACCGGGATGTATCGAAGAAGTCGTTGGGGCTAGGTGTGGCGGTACTGCTTTACCTGGTGTCGCCGCTCGATTTAATTCCGGACTTTATACCCGCACTGGGGCTGCTGGATGACATAAGCCTGATGGCCTGGTTCATCGATGCCTTTATGAAGGAGATAACCAAGTTCAGGGAGTGGGAGGCACACACCAGCTACGACCACATTGGTCGGTTTTAA
- a CDS encoding TetR/AcrR family transcriptional regulator, whose translation MEQLAGKKKAILDTTLELIREHGFHGTPMSLVAKKAGVAAGTIYHYFESKDALICNVFSYIMTNAIEAMQQNDSESLPYKYRFYNLWLNLYRFYSHNPNVLIFFEQFVNSPYQKLMHDTKQDKIRQHLNLFMAQGVRDGFLREANPEVLSVLVLGNIITTAKMMRLRHVSITEQELLQIREIIWDGMTKRS comes from the coding sequence ATGGAACAGCTGGCAGGGAAGAAAAAAGCTATTTTAGACACCACACTGGAGTTGATCAGGGAGCATGGCTTTCATGGTACCCCTATGAGTTTAGTGGCTAAAAAGGCTGGGGTAGCGGCAGGTACTATTTACCACTATTTCGAAAGCAAAGATGCGTTAATATGTAATGTGTTCTCCTATATCATGACCAATGCGATAGAGGCGATGCAGCAGAACGATTCGGAAAGCTTACCTTACAAGTATAGATTTTACAACCTGTGGCTTAACCTTTACCGCTTCTACAGCCACAACCCCAATGTACTTATTTTCTTTGAGCAGTTTGTGAACTCACCCTACCAAAAACTGATGCATGATACGAAGCAGGATAAAATCCGGCAGCACCTGAACCTGTTCATGGCACAAGGGGTGCGGGACGGCTTCTTGCGTGAAGCAAACCCTGAAGTACTAAGTGTGCTGGTGCTTGGAAACATCATTACCACGGCCAAAATGATGCGACTGCGCCACGTAAGTATAACTGAGCAGGAACTGCTGCAGATCAGGGAAATTATTTGGGACGGTATGACCAAGCGATCGTAG
- a CDS encoding dipeptidase, whose amino-acid sequence MNNRFILVGLGATLGLSLASLSSQAQDYKKIHAEAIVADTHNDVLINVMEGLNLNDDLRGKTHSDLARFKEGGVDVQVFSVWSDETGSFKYAMQQIDSLEAIVKRNPDKMVLVTNYKEVMQAVKQGKMAAMIGVEGGHMIENDLKKLEQMRKRGAIYLTLTWNNSTPWATSAMAETSGKLNEADKGLSDLGKQIVRRMNKLGMLVDLSHVGEKTFWDVMAITKKPVLVSHSDVYALNPVFRNLKDEQIKAVAKNGGVIQLNFFSDFLDPNFRKRINDFQRAHKSESDSLETTGWTKEKVMDYMAEAYPAEVEQIRPPLSVLIDHIDYIVKLVGVDYVGLGSDFDGITSAPQQLDGVDTFPLITKELVARGYSESDIKKILGGNFLRVLKANAS is encoded by the coding sequence ATGAATAACCGCTTTATACTAGTGGGCCTTGGCGCCACCCTTGGCCTTAGTTTAGCCAGCCTTTCTTCTCAGGCACAAGATTATAAAAAAATACACGCAGAAGCCATCGTGGCGGATACTCATAATGATGTGCTTATAAACGTAATGGAAGGGCTCAACCTGAACGATGACCTGCGGGGTAAAACGCACTCCGACCTGGCGCGTTTTAAGGAGGGCGGTGTAGATGTGCAGGTTTTCTCAGTTTGGAGCGACGAGACGGGTTCTTTCAAGTATGCCATGCAGCAGATAGATTCCCTGGAGGCCATTGTAAAGCGCAACCCTGACAAAATGGTGTTGGTTACAAATTATAAAGAGGTGATGCAGGCCGTAAAGCAAGGTAAAATGGCTGCCATGATTGGTGTGGAGGGCGGCCATATGATAGAGAATGACCTGAAAAAGCTGGAGCAAATGCGCAAGCGCGGCGCCATTTACCTTACCCTCACCTGGAATAATTCTACCCCCTGGGCCACCTCAGCCATGGCCGAAACTTCGGGAAAACTGAATGAAGCCGATAAAGGGCTGTCGGATTTGGGCAAGCAGATTGTGCGCCGCATGAACAAGTTAGGGATGCTGGTAGACCTGAGCCACGTTGGGGAGAAAACCTTTTGGGATGTAATGGCGATAACCAAAAAGCCGGTGCTTGTGTCGCACAGCGATGTTTACGCGCTGAACCCGGTGTTCCGAAACCTGAAGGACGAGCAGATTAAAGCCGTGGCCAAAAACGGAGGCGTTATACAACTCAACTTCTTCTCCGACTTTCTGGACCCTAACTTCCGGAAACGCATCAATGACTTTCAAAGAGCGCATAAATCTGAAAGTGATTCACTCGAAACCACTGGATGGACAAAAGAGAAGGTCATGGATTATATGGCAGAAGCCTATCCTGCCGAAGTAGAACAGATACGCCCTCCCCTTTCTGTTCTGATCGACCACATTGATTATATTGTAAAACTTGTAGGAGTAGATTATGTGGGCCTAGGCTCTGATTTTGATGGCATCACCTCGGCCCCGCAGCAGTTAGACGGGGTGGATACATTCCCGCTGATCACTAAAGAGCTGGTTGCACGTGGCTACAGCGAAAGCGACATCAAAAAAATATTGGGCGGTAACTTCTTGCGCGTGCTAAAGGCTAATGCCAGCTAG